A DNA window from Loxodonta africana isolate mLoxAfr1 chromosome 7, mLoxAfr1.hap2, whole genome shotgun sequence contains the following coding sequences:
- the E2F8 gene encoding transcription factor E2F8 isoform X2 produces MENEKENLFCEPHKKVLMKTPLKESTTPNIVLAEIQPDFGPLTTPTKPKEISQGEPWTPTANLKMLISAVSPEIRNRDQKRGLFDNRSGLPEAKDCLQEHFSGDEYEKSQPSRKEKSLGLLCHKFLARYPNYPNPAVNNDICLDEVAEELNVERRRIYDIVNVLESLHMVSRLAKNRYTWHGRHNLNKTLGTLKSVGEENKYAEQIMMIKKKEYEQEFDFIKSYSIEDHIIKSNTGQDGQPDVCFVELPGVEFRAASVNSRKDKSLRVMSQKFVMLFLVSTPQIVSLEIAAKILIGEDHVEDLDKSKFKTKIRRLYDIANVLSSLDLIKKVHVTEERGRKPAFKWTGPEISPNHSGPSPVIPFAPSDLEVRRSSKENCAKNLFSTRGKPNFTRHPSLIKLVKSIESDRRKINSAPSSPVKTNKESSQNSAPFPSKMAQLAAICKMQLEEQSSEPTKKVKVQLARSGYCKPVAPLDTSANAELELTAPSLIQPLGVVPLIPSPLSSAVPVILPQVPTGPSYAIYLQPAQAQTMTPPQGLSPTMCPTPSSKATASKDSTDVTTEKLTNDAAKSSASTKPGSLLPAPERQAAKNRDREPAGERGSKRAHTLEDSGSKKKFKEDVKGLENVSTTLFPSGYLIPLTQCSALGAESVLSSKENSGTLSPNHRIYSSPIAGVIPVTSSELTAVNFPSFHVTPLKLMVSPTSVAAVPVGNSPALASSHPVPIQNPSSAIVNFTLQHLGLISPNVQVASSPGPVTVPVSPRIEAVNVLPESAGTQQGRATRYDSPVSGQNQPNGQSVAMTEAQEPVPVTPKGSQLVAENFFRTPGGPTKPIGSSCMDFDGANQTSLGTPFVPQRKLEVSAEDVH; encoded by the exons ATGGAAAACGAAAAG gAAAACCTCTTTTGTGAGCCACATAAAAAGGTACTAATGAAAACACCTCTGAAAGAATCCACAACCCCAAATATAGTGTTGGCAGAGATCCAGCCTGACTTTGGTCCTTTAACAACGCCCACCAAGCCCAAGGAAATCTCCCAGGGGGAACCGTGGACGCCAACAGCCAACCTGAAAATGCTCATCAGTGCTGTGAGCCCCGAGATCCGCAATAGAGATCAGAAAAGGGGGCTATTTGATAACAGAAGTGGACTACCTGAGGCCAAAGACTGTTTACAG GAACACTTCTCTGGAGATGAATATGAGAAATCTCAACCTAGTCGGAAAGAGAAGAGTTTAGGATTGTTGTGTCATAAGTTCTTAGCTCGATATCCGAACTATCCTAACCCTGCCGTGAATAATGACATCTGTCTGGATGAAGTAGCAGAGGAACTTA ATGTTGAGCGTCGACGCATTTACGATATTGTGAACGTCCTAGAGAGTTTGCACATGGTGAGCCGCCTTGCCAAAAACAGATACACCTGGCACGGGCGACATAATCTCAACAAAACGCTTGGGACTCTGAAGAGCGTCGGGGAGGAGAACAAATATGCCGAGCAGATCATGATGATCAAGAAGAAAGAATACGAACAAGAGTTTGATTTTATTAAGAGTTACAGTATAGAGGACCATATCATCAAATCAAACACTGGCCAGGATGGACAGCCAGACGTGTGTTTTGTCGAACTCCCCGGAGTGGAATTTCGGGCAG CTTCTGTAAACAGCCGCAAAGACAAATCTTTAAGAGTGATGAGCCAGAAATTTGTGATGCTGTTTTTGGTGTCAACGCCTCAAATTGTAAGCCTAGAAATTGCTGCCAAGATTTTAATTGGGGAAGACCATGTGGAAGACTTGGATAAAAGCAAATTTAAAA CAAAAATCAGGAGGTTGTATGACATAGCCAATGTTCTGAGTAGCCTGGATCTTATCAAGAAAGTGCATGTAACAGAGGAGAGAGGCCGAAAGCCAGCTTTTAAATGGACAGGCCCAGAAATCAGTCCAAATCACAgcg GTCCCAGTCCTGTCATTCCTTTTGCCCCCTCAGATTTGGAAGTAAGACGGTCTTCAAAAGAGAACTGTGCCAAAAACCTCTTCTCTACACGTGGGAAACCAAATTTTACTCGACACCCATCTCTTATCAAGCTAGTAAAGAGTATAGAAAGTGACCGGAGGAAGATAAATTCTGCTCCCAGTAGCCCCGTTAAGACCAATAAAG AGAGTTCTCAGAATTCAGCACCTTTCCCAAGTAAAATGGCTCAGCTCGCAGCAATTTGCAAAATGCAGTTAGAAGAGCAATCAAG TGAACCCACAAAGAAAGTGAAAGTGCAGCTGGCAAGATCTGGGTACTGCAAACCAGTGGCCCCACTAGACACCTCAGCAAATGCTGAGCTGGAGCTGACAGCACCATCTCTCATACAGCCCCTGGGGGTGGTCCCCCTGATCCCCAGCCCATTGTCATCAGCAGTACCTGTGATCCTACCTCAGGTCCCTACAGGCCCATCCTATGCCATTTACCTGCAGCCCGCCCAAGCCCAAACCATGACTCCACCCCAAGGCCTGAGCCCAACAATGTGCCCCACCCCCTCTTCTAAAGCTACTGCATCAAAAGATTCCACAGACGTCACCACTGAGAAATTAACCAACGATGCTGCAAAGTCTAGTGCCTCCACCAAACCTGGGAGCCTGCTGCCAGCACCAGAGAGACAGGCTGCAAAGAACAGAGACAGGGAGCCTGCTGGAGAAAGAGGCTCAAAGAGGGCGCACACACTCGAGGACAGTGGTTccaaaaagaaatttaaagagGATGTGAAAGGACTTGAAAATGTCTCCACA ACCTTGTTCCCATCAGGATACCTAATCCCACTCACCCAGTGCTCAGCCCTGGGGGCAGAGTCCGTTTTGTCTAGTAAAGAAAACTCAGGTACACTTTCCCCAAACCACAGGATCTACAGCTCCCCAATCGCAG GTGTTATTCCAGTGACATCATCTGAACTCACTGCTGTTAATTTTCCCTCTTTTCATGTAACACCTTTGAAGCTAATGGTCTCACCAACTTCCGTGGCAGCTGTACCTGTCGGGAACAGCCCGGCTCTTGCTTCAAGCCACCCTGTTCCCATTCAGAACCCAAGCTCGGCCATTGTAAACTTCACCCTGCAACACTTGGGACTCATCTCCCCCAATGTGCAGGTGGCCTCCAGCCCTGGACCAGTTACTGTTCCTGTGTCACCAAGAATAGAGGCTGTTAATGTCCTTCCAGAAAGTGCAGGCACTCAGCAAGGCCGGGCCACCAGGTATGACTCGCCAGTCTCAGGCCAGAACCAACCAAATGGACAATCAGTTGCCATGACAGAGGCACAAGAG CCTGTCCCAGTGACACCCAAAGGGTCACAATTAGTGGCCGAAAATTTCTTCCGTACCCCAGGTGGACCAACAAAGCCAATAGGCTCATCCTGCATGGATTTCGATGGTGCCAACCAAACCTCATTAGGAACTCCCTTTGTCCCACAGAGAAAACTAGAAGTCTCAGCAGAGGATGTCCATTAG
- the E2F8 gene encoding transcription factor E2F8 isoform X1 yields the protein MENEKENLFCEPHKKVLMKTPLKESTTPNIVLAEIQPDFGPLTTPTKPKEISQGEPWTPTANLKMLISAVSPEIRNRDQKRGLFDNRSGLPEAKDCLQEHFSGDEYEKSQPSRKEKSLGLLCHKFLARYPNYPNPAVNNDICLDEVAEELNVERRRIYDIVNVLESLHMVSRLAKNRYTWHGRHNLNKTLGTLKSVGEENKYAEQIMMIKKKEYEQEFDFIKSYSIEDHIIKSNTGQDGQPDVCFVELPGVEFRAASVNSRKDKSLRVMSQKFVMLFLVSTPQIVSLEIAAKILIGEDHVEDLDKSKFKTKIRRLYDIANVLSSLDLIKKVHVTEERGRKPAFKWTGPEISPNHSGPSPVIPFAPSDLEVRRSSKENCAKNLFSTRGKPNFTRHPSLIKLVKSIESDRRKINSAPSSPVKTNKAESSQNSAPFPSKMAQLAAICKMQLEEQSSEPTKKVKVQLARSGYCKPVAPLDTSANAELELTAPSLIQPLGVVPLIPSPLSSAVPVILPQVPTGPSYAIYLQPAQAQTMTPPQGLSPTMCPTPSSKATASKDSTDVTTEKLTNDAAKSSASTKPGSLLPAPERQAAKNRDREPAGERGSKRAHTLEDSGSKKKFKEDVKGLENVSTTLFPSGYLIPLTQCSALGAESVLSSKENSGTLSPNHRIYSSPIAGVIPVTSSELTAVNFPSFHVTPLKLMVSPTSVAAVPVGNSPALASSHPVPIQNPSSAIVNFTLQHLGLISPNVQVASSPGPVTVPVSPRIEAVNVLPESAGTQQGRATRYDSPVSGQNQPNGQSVAMTEAQEPVPVTPKGSQLVAENFFRTPGGPTKPIGSSCMDFDGANQTSLGTPFVPQRKLEVSAEDVH from the exons ATGGAAAACGAAAAG gAAAACCTCTTTTGTGAGCCACATAAAAAGGTACTAATGAAAACACCTCTGAAAGAATCCACAACCCCAAATATAGTGTTGGCAGAGATCCAGCCTGACTTTGGTCCTTTAACAACGCCCACCAAGCCCAAGGAAATCTCCCAGGGGGAACCGTGGACGCCAACAGCCAACCTGAAAATGCTCATCAGTGCTGTGAGCCCCGAGATCCGCAATAGAGATCAGAAAAGGGGGCTATTTGATAACAGAAGTGGACTACCTGAGGCCAAAGACTGTTTACAG GAACACTTCTCTGGAGATGAATATGAGAAATCTCAACCTAGTCGGAAAGAGAAGAGTTTAGGATTGTTGTGTCATAAGTTCTTAGCTCGATATCCGAACTATCCTAACCCTGCCGTGAATAATGACATCTGTCTGGATGAAGTAGCAGAGGAACTTA ATGTTGAGCGTCGACGCATTTACGATATTGTGAACGTCCTAGAGAGTTTGCACATGGTGAGCCGCCTTGCCAAAAACAGATACACCTGGCACGGGCGACATAATCTCAACAAAACGCTTGGGACTCTGAAGAGCGTCGGGGAGGAGAACAAATATGCCGAGCAGATCATGATGATCAAGAAGAAAGAATACGAACAAGAGTTTGATTTTATTAAGAGTTACAGTATAGAGGACCATATCATCAAATCAAACACTGGCCAGGATGGACAGCCAGACGTGTGTTTTGTCGAACTCCCCGGAGTGGAATTTCGGGCAG CTTCTGTAAACAGCCGCAAAGACAAATCTTTAAGAGTGATGAGCCAGAAATTTGTGATGCTGTTTTTGGTGTCAACGCCTCAAATTGTAAGCCTAGAAATTGCTGCCAAGATTTTAATTGGGGAAGACCATGTGGAAGACTTGGATAAAAGCAAATTTAAAA CAAAAATCAGGAGGTTGTATGACATAGCCAATGTTCTGAGTAGCCTGGATCTTATCAAGAAAGTGCATGTAACAGAGGAGAGAGGCCGAAAGCCAGCTTTTAAATGGACAGGCCCAGAAATCAGTCCAAATCACAgcg GTCCCAGTCCTGTCATTCCTTTTGCCCCCTCAGATTTGGAAGTAAGACGGTCTTCAAAAGAGAACTGTGCCAAAAACCTCTTCTCTACACGTGGGAAACCAAATTTTACTCGACACCCATCTCTTATCAAGCTAGTAAAGAGTATAGAAAGTGACCGGAGGAAGATAAATTCTGCTCCCAGTAGCCCCGTTAAGACCAATAAAG CAGAGAGTTCTCAGAATTCAGCACCTTTCCCAAGTAAAATGGCTCAGCTCGCAGCAATTTGCAAAATGCAGTTAGAAGAGCAATCAAG TGAACCCACAAAGAAAGTGAAAGTGCAGCTGGCAAGATCTGGGTACTGCAAACCAGTGGCCCCACTAGACACCTCAGCAAATGCTGAGCTGGAGCTGACAGCACCATCTCTCATACAGCCCCTGGGGGTGGTCCCCCTGATCCCCAGCCCATTGTCATCAGCAGTACCTGTGATCCTACCTCAGGTCCCTACAGGCCCATCCTATGCCATTTACCTGCAGCCCGCCCAAGCCCAAACCATGACTCCACCCCAAGGCCTGAGCCCAACAATGTGCCCCACCCCCTCTTCTAAAGCTACTGCATCAAAAGATTCCACAGACGTCACCACTGAGAAATTAACCAACGATGCTGCAAAGTCTAGTGCCTCCACCAAACCTGGGAGCCTGCTGCCAGCACCAGAGAGACAGGCTGCAAAGAACAGAGACAGGGAGCCTGCTGGAGAAAGAGGCTCAAAGAGGGCGCACACACTCGAGGACAGTGGTTccaaaaagaaatttaaagagGATGTGAAAGGACTTGAAAATGTCTCCACA ACCTTGTTCCCATCAGGATACCTAATCCCACTCACCCAGTGCTCAGCCCTGGGGGCAGAGTCCGTTTTGTCTAGTAAAGAAAACTCAGGTACACTTTCCCCAAACCACAGGATCTACAGCTCCCCAATCGCAG GTGTTATTCCAGTGACATCATCTGAACTCACTGCTGTTAATTTTCCCTCTTTTCATGTAACACCTTTGAAGCTAATGGTCTCACCAACTTCCGTGGCAGCTGTACCTGTCGGGAACAGCCCGGCTCTTGCTTCAAGCCACCCTGTTCCCATTCAGAACCCAAGCTCGGCCATTGTAAACTTCACCCTGCAACACTTGGGACTCATCTCCCCCAATGTGCAGGTGGCCTCCAGCCCTGGACCAGTTACTGTTCCTGTGTCACCAAGAATAGAGGCTGTTAATGTCCTTCCAGAAAGTGCAGGCACTCAGCAAGGCCGGGCCACCAGGTATGACTCGCCAGTCTCAGGCCAGAACCAACCAAATGGACAATCAGTTGCCATGACAGAGGCACAAGAG CCTGTCCCAGTGACACCCAAAGGGTCACAATTAGTGGCCGAAAATTTCTTCCGTACCCCAGGTGGACCAACAAAGCCAATAGGCTCATCCTGCATGGATTTCGATGGTGCCAACCAAACCTCATTAGGAACTCCCTTTGTCCCACAGAGAAAACTAGAAGTCTCAGCAGAGGATGTCCATTAG